The following are encoded together in the Panicum virgatum strain AP13 chromosome 6K, P.virgatum_v5, whole genome shotgun sequence genome:
- the LOC120712963 gene encoding uncharacterized protein LOC120712963 isoform X1, translated as MPEPQAILPLRALPPDAPLPLPVPAPFHPQTPAPASAAPAPAPAPPTPPNPTPPQPQTPAAPPFSSSTRPPHPWEIAARAWLESFPDGRPPTEPEVDAYIDAHRPELPSLPRSQLHQRLLALRGDQVLDADQSAFPYRFQRTDLWKPVYQWLESLDMDSLVATQQISDWLTSNPKIMDRLVEKHSKYHLIHYTQRMHLKMLKKKGKLPKTLQLSAARATVQPSAAPVAPEESIAPLRKTIPPVTGRFPSGSASRQQSGAAGRFHGGNATPRDKKTSLSKKKEALLKYELLTDLQNQLTAVLLNQCHTVATKEADSSYVEPQNPETNMNIQEGNTAASASAPSEATRVLVSEKSIPAGATESELGQKRKRNPIIVTPAWCYSEASTGTARNEQNSNSSSDATRNFNIWKGHANPLFRPRDIKKNISFCLEGRETGASWSQASSYGGYAGRNSERWTPFLEGWNSPAVQFEGPAVPLVRKSYLSWCPTSCAYMSSAPSAQPHDRQGVRKVLDVKFHPEGLPQLVSSSNEAPNELLLFNLLSGRAIQLRGHNTKVQSVAFAVKGASIVSCASNLLKVWDCITGSCLYTLGGDDRNSVGHTQKINAMAVNKWQSCLVVTSGAKGDGKLLLWNALRGELASDLNSNLRSQDMVYPSVDTMEFYSENHLACGSDCDYGGSAVVQLWDIDSPESYLSFSASDSYITSLKANPAGNTIITGSGDGTIGLFDVRTCSAINHLSVGTGCEVTSVSFSNCGTYFSASSTTNNTLVWDTRLVPINQSKDVSQSRDMRFFRPLHCLSHGNQMPTAEYTSQLPGHVDEGDQGVNATQWLHGEPVLVTVSGDGSVGMWDVTLGQPCVRHIVTHTRCANAVAVAPNDEYISTGGSDQKVVLYHNRSGRTHLNWRLSHPLQAND; from the exons aTGCCGGAGCCGCAGGCCATCCTCCCGCTCCGCGCGCTCCCGCCGGACGCGCCGCTGCCCCTCCCCGTCCCCGCGCCGTTCCACCCCCAAACCCCTGCCCCCGCGTCggccgccccggccccggccccggccccgcccaCGCCCCCGAACCCGACCCCTCCCCAGCCCCaaacccccgccgcgccgcctttCTCCTCCTCGACGCGGCCGCCGCACCCATGGGAGATCGCCGCGCGCGCCTGGCTCGAGTCCTTCCCCGACGGCCGCCCGCCTACCGAGCCCGAGGTCGACGCCTACATCGATGCCCACCGTCCAGAGCTCCCATCTCTCCCCCGCTCCCAGCTACACCAGCgcctcctcgccctccgcggCGACCAG GTTTTAGATGCGGACCAGAGCGCATTCCCCTACAGGTTCCAGCGAACTGATCTATGGAAGCCTGTGTACCAGTGGTTGGAATCTCTTGATATGGACTCACTAGTTGCCACACAGCAGATATCAGACTGGCTTACATCGAACCCTAAGATAATGGACAGGCTGGTTGAGAAACATTCAAAATATCATTTGATTCACTATACCCAGAGGATGCACTTGAAGATGCTAAAAAAGAAGGGGAAGTTGCCAAAG ACTCTACAGCTTTCTGCGGCTAGAGCCACAGTTCAACCGAGTGCTGCTCCAGTGGCTCCAGAAGAAAGCATAGCGCCATTGCGGAAAACTATACCTCCAGTAACAG GTAGATTCCCCAGTGGCAGTGCAAGCAGACAACAGAGTGGTGCAGCAGGCAGATTTCATGGAGGAAATGCAACTCCTAGGGACAAGAAGACGTCATTgtccaaaaagaaagaagctTTGCTCAAATATGAACT TTTGACAGATTTGCAGAACCAATTGACTGCTGTGCTGTTAAATCAATGTCACACCGTTGCCACTAAAGAAGCAGATTCTTCGTATGTGGAACCTCAAAATCCAGAGACTAACATGAATATACAAGAAGGTAACACTGCTGCAAGCGCATCAGCCCCTTCAGAGGCAACTAGGGTTTTGGTCAGTGAAAAGTCAATCCCAGCTGGAGCCACAGAAAGTGAACTTGGgcaaaagaggaaaagaaaccCTATCATTGTTACACCTGCATGGTGTTATAGTGAAGCATCGACAG GAACTGCACGGAATGAACAAAATTCTAATTCAAGTAGTGATGCTACAAGAAATTTCAATATTTGGAAAGGACATGCTAATCCACTGTTCCGACCTAGAGATATTAAGAAAAATATATCGTTCTGTCTTGAGGGACGTGAAACTGGTGCCAGTTGGTCTCAAGCTTCTTCTTATGGAGGTTATGCTGGACGAAATTCTGAAAGATGGACTCCATTTCTTGAAG GATGGAATTCACCTGCAGTCCAGTTTGAAGGTCCTGCAGTACCTCTTGTGAGAAAAAGTTACCTGTCCTGGTGTCCAACTTCGTGTGCTTATATGTCAAGTGCTCCTTCTGCTCAGCCTCATGATAGG CAAGGTGTCCGCAAAGTTCTTGATGTAAAATTTCATCCAGAAGGGTTGCCTCAGCTTGTTTCCAGCTCTAATGAG GCACCCAACGAGTTATTGCTTTTCAATCTTCTTTCTGGAAGGGCAATTCAGCTTAGAGGCCACAATACCAAG GTTCAGTCTGTTGCATTTGCAGTCAAAGGAGCAAGTATCGTATCTTGTGCTTCTAATTTGTTGAAG GTATGGGACTGCATTACAGGGTCTTGCCTCTATACGCTGGGTGGTGATGACCGAAATTCAGTGGGGCATACTCAAAAAATTAATGCTATGGCAGTGAATAAATGGCAATCCT GTCTTGTTGTCACTAGTGGGGCAAAAGGTGATGGGAAGCTTCTACTATGGAATGCTTTAAGAGGTGAACTTGCTTCTGATCTGAATTCGAACTTGAG GTCCCAGGACATGGTCTATCCTTCAGTTGACACAATGGAGTTCTATAGTGAAAATCATCTGGCATGTGGAAGTGACTGTGATTATGGTGGCTCAGCTGTGGTACAATTATGGGATATTGATTCTCCAGAGTCATACTTATCTTTCTCTGCAAGTGATTCT TATATTACTTCCCTTAAAGCCAACCCTGCTGGGAACACTATCATTACAG GTTCTGGTGATGGGACTATTGGCTTATTTGACGTCCGTACTTGTTCTGCAATTAACCATTTGTCAGTGGGAACTGGTTGTGAG GTTACATCTGTTTCATTTAGCAACTGCGGCACCTATTTTTCAGCTTCTAGCACAACAAATAATACTTTGGTTTGGGATACAAGACTAGTCCCAATTAATCAAAGCAAGGATGTTTCGCAAAGCAGAGACATGCGATTTTTTCGGCCTTTACATTGCCTGAGCCATGGAAATCAGATGCCTACTGCAGAATATACAAGTCAACTGCCAGG TCATGTTGACGAGGGTGATCAGGGGGTAAATGCCACACAGTGGCTGCACGGTGAACCTGTACTTGTTACTGTAAGTGGAGATGGCAG TGTTGGAATGTGGGACGTTACTCTAGGTCAACCTTGCGTCAGACATATTGTCACTCATACTCGATGTGCTAATGCG GTTGCTGTTGCCCCTAATGACGAATACATCTCCACAGGAGGAAGTGATCAGAAAGTT GTTTTATACCATAATAGAAGTGGGCGTACACATCTTAATTGGCGTCTCTCACATCCTCTGCAAGCGAATGATTGA
- the LOC120712963 gene encoding uncharacterized protein LOC120712963 isoform X2 — protein MPEPQAILPLRALPPDAPLPLPVPAPFHPQTPAPASAAPAPAPAPPTPPNPTPPQPQTPAAPPFSSSTRPPHPWEIAARAWLESFPDGRPPTEPEVDAYIDAHRPELPSLPRSQLHQRLLALRGDQVLDADQSAFPYRFQRTDLWKPVYQWLESLDMDSLVATQQISDWLTSNPKIMDRLVEKHSKYHLIHYTQRMHLKMLKKKGKLPKTLQLSAARATVQPSAAPVAPEESIAPLRKTIPPVTGRFPSGSASRQQSGAAGRFHGGNATPRDKKTSLSKKKEALLKYELLTDLQNQLTAVLLNQCHTVATKEADSSYVEPQNPETNMNIQEGNTAASASAPSEATRVLVSEKSIPAGATESELGQKRKRNPIIVTPAWCYSEASTGTARNEQNSNSSSDATRNFNIWKGHANPLFRPRDIKKNISFCLEGRETGASWSQASSYGGYAGRNSERWTPFLEGWNSPAVQFEGPAVPLVRKSYLSWCPTSCAYMSSAPSAQPHDRQGVRKVLDVKFHPEGLPQLVSSSNEAPNELLLFNLLSGRAIQLRGHNTKVQSVAFAVKGASIVSCASNLLKVWDCITGSCLYTLGGDDRNSVGHTQKINAMAVNKWQSCLVVTSGAKGDGKLLLWNALRGELASDLNSNLRSQDMVYPSVDTMEFYSENHLACGSDCDYGGSAVVQLWDIDSPESYLSFSASDSYITSLKANPAGNTIITGSGDGTIGLFDVRTCSAINHLSVGTGCEVTSVSFSNCGTYFSASSTTNNTLVWDTRLVPINQSKDVSQSRDMRFFRPLHCLSHGNQMPTAEYTSQLPGHVDEGDQGVNATQWLHGEPVLVTVSGDGSLLCL, from the exons aTGCCGGAGCCGCAGGCCATCCTCCCGCTCCGCGCGCTCCCGCCGGACGCGCCGCTGCCCCTCCCCGTCCCCGCGCCGTTCCACCCCCAAACCCCTGCCCCCGCGTCggccgccccggccccggccccggccccgcccaCGCCCCCGAACCCGACCCCTCCCCAGCCCCaaacccccgccgcgccgcctttCTCCTCCTCGACGCGGCCGCCGCACCCATGGGAGATCGCCGCGCGCGCCTGGCTCGAGTCCTTCCCCGACGGCCGCCCGCCTACCGAGCCCGAGGTCGACGCCTACATCGATGCCCACCGTCCAGAGCTCCCATCTCTCCCCCGCTCCCAGCTACACCAGCgcctcctcgccctccgcggCGACCAG GTTTTAGATGCGGACCAGAGCGCATTCCCCTACAGGTTCCAGCGAACTGATCTATGGAAGCCTGTGTACCAGTGGTTGGAATCTCTTGATATGGACTCACTAGTTGCCACACAGCAGATATCAGACTGGCTTACATCGAACCCTAAGATAATGGACAGGCTGGTTGAGAAACATTCAAAATATCATTTGATTCACTATACCCAGAGGATGCACTTGAAGATGCTAAAAAAGAAGGGGAAGTTGCCAAAG ACTCTACAGCTTTCTGCGGCTAGAGCCACAGTTCAACCGAGTGCTGCTCCAGTGGCTCCAGAAGAAAGCATAGCGCCATTGCGGAAAACTATACCTCCAGTAACAG GTAGATTCCCCAGTGGCAGTGCAAGCAGACAACAGAGTGGTGCAGCAGGCAGATTTCATGGAGGAAATGCAACTCCTAGGGACAAGAAGACGTCATTgtccaaaaagaaagaagctTTGCTCAAATATGAACT TTTGACAGATTTGCAGAACCAATTGACTGCTGTGCTGTTAAATCAATGTCACACCGTTGCCACTAAAGAAGCAGATTCTTCGTATGTGGAACCTCAAAATCCAGAGACTAACATGAATATACAAGAAGGTAACACTGCTGCAAGCGCATCAGCCCCTTCAGAGGCAACTAGGGTTTTGGTCAGTGAAAAGTCAATCCCAGCTGGAGCCACAGAAAGTGAACTTGGgcaaaagaggaaaagaaaccCTATCATTGTTACACCTGCATGGTGTTATAGTGAAGCATCGACAG GAACTGCACGGAATGAACAAAATTCTAATTCAAGTAGTGATGCTACAAGAAATTTCAATATTTGGAAAGGACATGCTAATCCACTGTTCCGACCTAGAGATATTAAGAAAAATATATCGTTCTGTCTTGAGGGACGTGAAACTGGTGCCAGTTGGTCTCAAGCTTCTTCTTATGGAGGTTATGCTGGACGAAATTCTGAAAGATGGACTCCATTTCTTGAAG GATGGAATTCACCTGCAGTCCAGTTTGAAGGTCCTGCAGTACCTCTTGTGAGAAAAAGTTACCTGTCCTGGTGTCCAACTTCGTGTGCTTATATGTCAAGTGCTCCTTCTGCTCAGCCTCATGATAGG CAAGGTGTCCGCAAAGTTCTTGATGTAAAATTTCATCCAGAAGGGTTGCCTCAGCTTGTTTCCAGCTCTAATGAG GCACCCAACGAGTTATTGCTTTTCAATCTTCTTTCTGGAAGGGCAATTCAGCTTAGAGGCCACAATACCAAG GTTCAGTCTGTTGCATTTGCAGTCAAAGGAGCAAGTATCGTATCTTGTGCTTCTAATTTGTTGAAG GTATGGGACTGCATTACAGGGTCTTGCCTCTATACGCTGGGTGGTGATGACCGAAATTCAGTGGGGCATACTCAAAAAATTAATGCTATGGCAGTGAATAAATGGCAATCCT GTCTTGTTGTCACTAGTGGGGCAAAAGGTGATGGGAAGCTTCTACTATGGAATGCTTTAAGAGGTGAACTTGCTTCTGATCTGAATTCGAACTTGAG GTCCCAGGACATGGTCTATCCTTCAGTTGACACAATGGAGTTCTATAGTGAAAATCATCTGGCATGTGGAAGTGACTGTGATTATGGTGGCTCAGCTGTGGTACAATTATGGGATATTGATTCTCCAGAGTCATACTTATCTTTCTCTGCAAGTGATTCT TATATTACTTCCCTTAAAGCCAACCCTGCTGGGAACACTATCATTACAG GTTCTGGTGATGGGACTATTGGCTTATTTGACGTCCGTACTTGTTCTGCAATTAACCATTTGTCAGTGGGAACTGGTTGTGAG GTTACATCTGTTTCATTTAGCAACTGCGGCACCTATTTTTCAGCTTCTAGCACAACAAATAATACTTTGGTTTGGGATACAAGACTAGTCCCAATTAATCAAAGCAAGGATGTTTCGCAAAGCAGAGACATGCGATTTTTTCGGCCTTTACATTGCCTGAGCCATGGAAATCAGATGCCTACTGCAGAATATACAAGTCAACTGCCAGG TCATGTTGACGAGGGTGATCAGGGGGTAAATGCCACACAGTGGCTGCACGGTGAACCTGTACTTGTTACTGTAAGTGGAGATGGCAG TCTACTCTGCCTGTAG
- the LOC120712965 gene encoding uncharacterized protein YciO-like has translation MAAADPAAAASFRRAVGPYPLRLPLPRAPPPGRLRVSSTVVALHKRNPKRLKYAAERQFKRGDAGMLRVKVEPSGEDFWKLDPVIDLINRGAVGVIPTDTVYSIVCDLSNNESIERLRRVKGIGDSKPLSILCRSLRDIDTYTTGFPRGTNQGQPNIFRAVKRVIPGPYTFILPATKQFPKQCIRHGSSTRYAKRRQVGVRIPDDPICQAILQNLDEPLICTSVKYLSEDEWILDPVIIADLYEPLGLDFIVDGGPRIADPSTVVDMTGTDPTIIRQGKGPKLDWMVAEDEEEEAQSKFAFKAA, from the exons ATGGCCGCtgccgaccccgccgccgcggcctccttccGCCGCGCGGTCGGCCCCTACCCGCTCCGGCTCCCCTTGCCACGGGCCCCTCCGCCCGGTCGCctccgcgtctcctccaccgtcgTCGCTCTCCACAAGCGCAACCCCAAGCGGCTCAAGTACGCCGCCGAGCGCCAGTTCAAG AGAGGGGACGCCGGGATGCTGCGGGTGAAGGTGGAGCCCTCCGGCGAGGACTTCTGGAAGCTGGACCCGGTAATCGACCTCATCAATCGCGGCGCCGTCGGGGTGATCCCTACTGACACCGT CTACTCCATCGTCTGTGATCTGAGTAACAATGAATCTATTGAGCGCCTTCGCAG AGTGAAAGGCATTGGAGACTCAAAG CCACTCAGCATCCTATGTCGCTCATTACGTGATATCGATACCTACACAACAGGATTTCCTCGAGGTACCAACCAAGGGCAACCTAACATTTTCCGTGCTGTCAAGCGTGTAATACCTGGGCCT TACACCTTTATTTTACCTGCAACCAAGCAATTTCCCAAACAATGCATTAGGCATGGTTCTTCGACAAGGTATGCAAAAAGGAGACAGGTTGGCGTCCGAATTCCAGATGATCCCATCTGCCAGGCAATATTGCAAAATTTGGATGAACCTTTGATCTGCACAAG TGTCAAATATCTATCAGAGGATGAATGGATACTTGATCCAGTAATCATTGCCGATCTTTATGAGCCACTG GGCCTTGATTTCATTGTTGATGGTGGTCCTAGAATTGCTGATCCTTCTACTGTGGTAGATATGACAGGAACAGACCCTACTATAATTCGTCAGGGAAAG GGTCCGAAGCTGGATTGGATGGTagcagaagatgaagaagaggaggcacAATCAAAGTTCGCTTTTAAAGCTGCTTGA